Proteins encoded in a region of the Melioribacteraceae bacterium genome:
- a CDS encoding tetratricopeptide repeat protein — MRNKFLLFSMMIFIFSFCSSINDKEVFDKAAKDLSEQKYQDAVDGFTRVADEAPGSDYAPQALFECAKIYHMEQIPLLPKEESLKKAVEYYKRIYADYPDFKEAPPSMMMTGFILANELNKSEEAKSVYEEFLKKYPGDPLAGSVKLELESIGLTPDQILQQRLEGTK; from the coding sequence ATGAGAAACAAATTTCTTCTTTTTTCAATGATGATCTTCATTTTCAGTTTCTGCAGTTCGATAAATGATAAAGAGGTTTTCGATAAAGCGGCGAAGGACCTTAGCGAACAGAAATACCAGGATGCGGTCGACGGTTTTACACGAGTAGCCGATGAAGCGCCGGGAAGTGATTATGCGCCGCAGGCTCTTTTTGAATGCGCCAAGATCTATCACATGGAACAGATACCCTTGCTTCCTAAAGAGGAGTCGCTTAAGAAAGCAGTTGAATATTATAAAAGAATCTACGCTGATTACCCGGATTTTAAAGAAGCTCCCCCTTCCATGATGATGACCGGATTTATACTCGCGAACGAACTGAATAAGAGTGAAGAGGCAAAATCGGTCTATGAGGAATTCCTGAAAAAATATCCTGGCGATCCACTCGCCGGCTCCGTTAAACTCGAACTCGAATCGATCGGGCTTACTCCGGATCAGATTCTTCAGCAGAGACTCGAAGGCACAAAATAG
- a CDS encoding DUF58 domain-containing protein — protein sequence MSVKAKDYRKFLDPSVISKIKSLELKARMIVEGFMVGLHRSPYHGFSVEFSEHRPYMQGDPIRNIDWKVYAKREKYFIKQFEEETNLICNIFVDISRSMQFKHTSDVSKLEYGITLAAALSYIMINQQDAVGLTLYSDRVHDYLPPKSNRVYLKTLLTALNRIKPSGATQTSKCLDSVAEKIIKRGLTIIISDFFDDPDSIISALKQIHFRKNEVIVFQVLDPVEKNFGFDRDSIFVDLETDEKITTQPHHIRKAYQQAMAEYLNRLKSSCLNYGIEYNLIETDQPFDKAIIAYFAKRQRMG from the coding sequence GTGTCGGTTAAAGCAAAGGATTACAGAAAGTTTCTCGATCCTTCCGTAATCTCAAAGATCAAATCGCTCGAGCTGAAAGCTAGGATGATTGTGGAAGGTTTTATGGTCGGACTTCACCGTTCGCCTTACCACGGTTTCAGCGTTGAGTTCAGCGAACACCGTCCCTATATGCAGGGCGACCCGATACGCAATATCGACTGGAAAGTTTATGCGAAAAGGGAGAAATATTTCATAAAGCAGTTTGAGGAAGAGACCAACCTGATCTGCAATATCTTCGTGGATATCAGCAGGTCGATGCAGTTCAAACACACATCGGACGTTTCGAAGCTTGAATACGGAATCACTCTCGCCGCGGCGCTCAGCTATATTATGATCAATCAGCAGGATGCTGTGGGGCTTACTCTCTATTCCGACCGGGTTCACGATTACCTGCCGCCCAAATCGAACAGGGTCTACTTAAAAACTCTTCTTACTGCGCTCAACCGTATTAAACCTTCAGGCGCTACGCAGACTTCCAAATGTCTCGATTCGGTTGCAGAAAAAATAATAAAGCGCGGACTAACAATAATCATCTCCGATTTTTTTGACGATCCCGATTCGATTATCTCAGCTTTAAAACAGATTCATTTCAGGAAGAATGAAGTAATTGTTTTCCAGGTTCTCGATCCGGTTGAAAAGAATTTCGGGTTCGACAGGGATTCGATTTTTGTGGATCTTGAAACCGACGAGAAGATTACAACACAGCCGCATCATATACGCAAAGCATATCAGCAGGCGATGGCCGAATACCTTAACCGGCTCAAGAGCAGCTGCCTCAATTACGGAATTGAATATAATCTGATTGAGACCGATCAGCCCTTCGATAAAGCGATTATCGCCTACTTCGCAAAACGACAAAGAATGGGGTAG